GCCGCGACGGGCGCATTCGCGGAACTCAAAGATTCCATGAACACGATTTGGGAGGTTCAACCGGTGGCGGGGCTAGGTTTATGGGCAATGGTGCGAGACCGGTTCGTCTCCTTCGCCATGGTGTTAGTGATCGGCTTCCTGCTAGTGACGTCGCTGGTAACGAGCGCGGTACTCCAATCGCTCGCCGAGCGGATTGCGGGAGAATTCGCGTTTCTGGAGGTCGGGCACGCGGTGTTGTCACTGATCATGATCACCGTGCTATTCGCGCTGATCTACAAGGTGCTACCCGACGCTCTCGTGGCCTGGAAGGATGTTTGGATGGGAGCGCTGGTGGCAGCAGCGCTATTTACCTTGGGCAAGTCACTGTTCGGCCTCTACCTCGGCCACAGTTCCATCGGCTCCAGCTACGGGGCCGCGGGTTCGCTGGTAATCGTGGTCCTGTGGACATACTACTCAGCGCTCATCCTCTTATTTGGGGCTGAGATGACCCAAGTGCATGCCCGATTGCGCGGCGCCCGCATTGTACCAACCGAATCCGCAGTTCGCGTGTCTGAGCACGATCGCGTCCAGCAGGGGCTGCCTCACGCCGCGCCTGTCGCCACACCTCTAGGAGGAGAAGATCGAACAAAGTCACAGGCAGAATAGCTGTGACCACATTGCCTCAGTTTTGACGGCGGCTGAAAGTGGCGTCGCGGAGCAGGCGTTCAAGGCCGATGTCGATGTCCTGCTGGTCCCCAACAATCAGGATTATGCTCGTTCACATCTTGTCGATATGTTCAGCATCAAGGATTGGCGCCCCGACTTTCGGCGCGGCAGTACGCGGCAGGCAGATAATAAACGATGTGCCCTCTGTGACAGTCGAGGTTACATCAACTCGCCCGCCGTGCGATTTAGCAACTTCGCGAGCGATGTACAGGCCCATGCCAATGCTGCCCGGGCGGTTGCTTTTCGGGCGTTCGTCGCTAGAGCCTCGAATCAGCGGGTCGAAGATTTTCGACAGTTCGCCCAGAGGAATTGGCTCACCTCCGTTGTGAATGTCGATGAACACGTTTGCCGCTTCGCCGCGGAGCGAAAGATTGACGGGAAAATCAGCCGAGCCGTGTTGGATAGCGTTGCCCATCAAGTTGGAAATGGCCTGGCGAATGCGGTCGGCATCCCACAGGCCGTTCAGATCGCCTTCGGCGCGGTACTCGATCGCGCAGTCAGGGTGGGCGGTGCGGAACTCGGCGATCAGCTCACTGCAAAGGGCGGCCAGATCCAACGGGGCTGGTTTGACAGGCATGCCAGCGCCCAGCCGAGTGCGGGTGTAGTCGAGCAGGTCGCTGATCATCCGTTCCATCACCGACACGCTGCGTGTGATCTGATGGCTGCACGCCAGGGCTTCGTCCGGTTTGTTTGCGACGAGTGGCACCAGGTGTGCCGTCATGCCGAGCGAGTGAAGCGGATTGCGCAGGTCGTGACTGAGGATGGCGAGGAACATGTCGCGGGCTTGATCGACCCGCTTGGCGTAGCTGGCAACGGCCTGGAAGAGAGACTGGTCGATAGATTCGTTGAAGCGGGTCAGATCATCGACATCGCGTTCGTCGGCATCCGGTGCGCTATCACGCCAAAGCTGAAGCACGCTGGCGCGCAGGGCGCGGTACTCGCTAATCACTTCCAGCATGTCAAAGCCCAGACCCAATCGGTCGACTGCGTGCGCATGGGATGCGCCATCGAGTTCGTCGTTTTCAGGCGAGTGATCCTGACCTTTGGATTTTTTCGCTCGCTCGGCAACGGTTTGGGGCGACTTCATGTCTTGCGCGGTGGCTTGCAGGATTTGCCCGGCGTGGTCGCGCAGGGCCAATTGGTCTAGATGCTCACCTGCCCCGATGCTCCGCGCGAAGATCTCCCACCCGGCCAGGATAGGCTCTACGTTCGATAAAATGAAGTCAGCGAGCCGCATCGATTGCTCCGAAGCAGTTTCATTTTGCGCGGGGTGGGCCGACCTACCCACACTAGGGCGTCGCGAACGTATTGTACGCCACCCCGCCAATTCCTCACAGCGCACCCTAGGTCCCCCAGCTTCCCGGACGTGGAGCGATGCCGGGCGAAGGAAGCAGGATACTATGTCCGCGTTCCCGTGCTCACAAGTAATACCGGGACCGCTGCGGTCGATTCATCCCAGGCCCGCCGGGGAGTCAAGAGAGATCTGCCTCAAAGTCTCAGCTACCAACTCCAATGTGGCGTGGCGCGCGAGGTCGGCTTGCGCGACGATGCCGAGACAACGGTCTTCGGCGTCGACCACCGCAACGCGCCGATACTGATGCACTTGCATTACCTCGCAACACTGATCCACGGAAGTGTCCGGAAAAACGGTCGCGACGGGGGAAGACATGGTCGACGCGACCAAGCGCGGCGAGGTATTCTCGCCGCGCGCGACGGAGCGACAGACAATATCACGATCGGTGACGATCCCGACGACTCGTTTTGTGGACAGATCATCAACCACAAGGATCGCACCGCAATTGCTTTCCACCATTAAGGTCGCGACTTGTGAGAGTGTCGTATCAGGCGTCACGCAAACTGGATCAACTGTCATCACATCTTTGACCTGCATCTTGTCCTCGCCTCCAGTACGCTGTGCGATCAAGCACCGGGAGTTTAATGAAAGTGCTTCAGGCAGGCCACCGTTTCGAACATGCAACGGGCACTGACTGGAGCGGCCACTTCACCCTTTCGGGGCGTTTTAGGAAAACACTAAGACGCTGTATGGCCCAATGCTGATGGTTCCCGCTGCCGGGAATCCATCGCGTTGGGCGATTGCGCCTGTCGCCTTGTTCTGTGCCCCCCTGTTTCGCGACCACGTCGGCGCAAGGCTGGTTCCCGAAGCCTCGGCTGTGGCCTTGCCAATCGCTGTTCAGTCGCAATCGCCAAATCCCCGGCGCGGGAAACCCTAGATTGTAGTTTTCATGAGAACTCTGTGCCGGCGTGCGCGCGACGATTCGATTCAAGCCGGCGCTGGATCGGTCAGATCGGGTTGGTTGTCGACCCAAATCCGTGATGCCTGGATCTCCGCGTTATGCTGAAAATCCAGCCCGGCTTTTTTCAACGCGGCATGCACTTCCGGTTCCGTGAGCATTTGACCATCCAGGTAGACCAAGCCCCATGTGACCGTGGAGCCGCCGGAGACATGCACCCCCGTCGCGACTTGGATGACCAGCAACCGCGGATTGAGCCGTTCCATGAGGTGCTGAACGACCGGGATCTCACGTTCATCGCGAACGGAAAAGGCTTTCGGCAATTCGATCGTAGCTTGCATCGCGCTGCTCCTGAGTTACTCGATCACCTTTTTCACCGCTTCCTTGACGGTATCGGCCACTTTCTGAACGGCCTGCTTAGCCTTTCCAACAGCTTGGTCTGTCTTTCCTTTCTCGCGCAGTTGGTCGTTGCCCGTCAGTGCGCCGGCGGCTTCCTTGATTCGACCCTTCACTTCGTCTGTTTTGCCACTCATGATCGTGACTCCTGTTTCTTGAGGTTGTACTCGTAACGAATTCGGTATTTGCGTGTCTCACGCAGGTCCGTGCGAGGCCCTTCGCTCGCGCATCGACGGCTCTTTGCATTGGTCAATCTTTCAACACGACCCACAACGCGTGCAGCAATCCAGGTAAATACACCAGCAGAGTGAGAATGATGTTGAGGAATAAGTGGAACCCAATGCCCGCCTTCAGCCCTACTGCCAACGGCGGCAGCAGAATGGCGATGATTACCAGCAGCAGTTTGTTCATGCTTGGCGCCGCTCCAGACATTCACGAGACCCGCCGTTTGCCAACACTCGCTGGAAGCACCGCGGAACTGATGCTGAAAGCCTCACGTTCCCTGGATGGTTTCCAGCCACAACTATAACCGGCCCATCAGGAACAAAATAATGAGGATGAGCAGGATCAGGCCGACGAGGCCGCCACCCCCCGCGAGGACGTTATTGCCGCTACGGAAGCCGTAGCCGCCGCCAAACAGCGAGAGCAGCAAGAGCACCACAAGGATCACCACGATGAGATTCATGAATCGTCCCTTTCGATATTTTGAGACACGGTAGAGTCTGCCGCCGTGAACGTCACGTTATGCGGCAGCATAATGAGCCACATGTGTCGCCGCGTTGATTGAACTTAGCAGTCGTTCAACGGGGCTTCGTTTCGCCTTTGGTCTTCGGCGGCTCCGCTTGTGAGCGGCGCTTCGCCGATGCTTCGGTAGCGTCGCCCTCGCGGACCGACTCTTTGCACGCTACCACCATCGCCTGCCCACAGCATTGCGGCGGCTCTGCATACAGTTCAGCATGCACGACGCGGCCACAGGATGTGCAATGGTAGATACTGACGTTGTGAGTTTTCATGTCTCAGCCTTTCAGTTGGCCTTCACCATTGCTGCGCAGGGACGGCCCAGCAGGGGGCGCAAAAGACCTCTACTCCCGTCACAGTACTTTGTCGAAGTGCAGTCCATTCAGGTCGACGCCGATCACTTATTTGATCACGGCCTCCATGCCCAATTCCTCATCAGCAACGCCTACCTGCTAGGTGGCCGCCAACTCGCCTGCCTCACTTGTCCGCTTCGCCAGACGAATGAGCTGCTGGAAGTCTTTGCATAGTGCGGCCCTTCGGAAGCAAAAAGAGCATGAATCGTGCCGTAAAGCACCACGTTTACAAGACGTTTAAAAGTCGGTTTATGTCTGCGTGTTTCCGCCCTGCCGAAGGTTCGAGCGTGTGCGAAATGGCTCAGTTCGCGAATGCAATGTGCGATCATGGCATGCAGTTGCAGCCGTTGGCGAAGTGTGCCGGCTGAAGTCGGCGTCGTCGCCTGTGGCAAATCAAATGCCGTTTCGCGGCCAACCTTAATTGGCGTCCGTAGCGAACCTTAGTGAATGGAAGGTAGGATGTGAGGAATGGAGTTCAATCGCTCGTAGCCATGCCGGGACGCTTTCGTTTCGGCGGCGCGGGGCACTTGCGCAGGTAGTCCAACACGTCCGGCAGGTGCGCGGTGGCCAGGCCGATGCAGGTGTCGGCGCCGCCGTAGTAGATACGGAGTTCGCCGCTCTCCTTCTCCAGCGTCCAACCGCACGGGAACACGACGCCGTTGACATCGCCTTGGCGCTCGTAGTCCATCTCCGGAGCGAAGACCCATTCGTCGCTGCGGCGCAATACTTGGCGAGGATCCTCCAGATCGAGCAACGCCAGTCCCAGGCGATAAAGGCAGCCGCCGGGCGTGTGGCGAACGCCGTGGTAGAGGATCAGCCAGCCCTCATCGGTCTCCAGCGGCGGCGGGCTGAGGCCAATCTTGTTCGCATCCCACCATGCGCCGCGTCGCGCATGCAACAAGATGTGATGATCGCCCCAGTGGGTCAGATCC
This sequence is a window from Planctomycetia bacterium. Protein-coding genes within it:
- a CDS encoding YihY/virulence factor BrkB family protein, producing AATGAFAELKDSMNTIWEVQPVAGLGLWAMVRDRFVSFAMVLVIGFLLVTSLVTSAVLQSLAERIAGEFAFLEVGHAVLSLIMITVLFALIYKVLPDALVAWKDVWMGALVAAALFTLGKSLFGLYLGHSSIGSSYGAAGSLVIVVLWTYYSALILLFGAEMTQVHARLRGARIVPTESAVRVSEHDRVQQGLPHAAPVATPLGGEDRTKSQAE
- a CDS encoding HAMP domain-containing sensor histidine kinase, which codes for MRLADFILSNVEPILAGWEIFARSIGAGEHLDQLALRDHAGQILQATAQDMKSPQTVAERAKKSKGQDHSPENDELDGASHAHAVDRLGLGFDMLEVISEYRALRASVLQLWRDSAPDADERDVDDLTRFNESIDQSLFQAVASYAKRVDQARDMFLAILSHDLRNPLHSLGMTAHLVPLVANKPDEALACSHQITRSVSVMERMISDLLDYTRTRLGAGMPVKPAPLDLAALCSELIAEFRTAHPDCAIEYRAEGDLNGLWDADRIRQAISNLMGNAIQHGSADFPVNLSLRGEAANVFIDIHNGGEPIPLGELSKIFDPLIRGSSDERPKSNRPGSIGMGLYIAREVAKSHGGRVDVTSTVTEGTSFIICLPRTAAPKVGAPILDAEHIDKM
- a CDS encoding CBS domain-containing protein encodes the protein MQVKDVMTVDPVCVTPDTTLSQVATLMVESNCGAILVVDDLSTKRVVGIVTDRDIVCRSVARGENTSPRLVASTMSSPVATVFPDTSVDQCCEVMQVHQYRRVAVVDAEDRCLGIVAQADLARHATLELVAETLRQISLDSPAGLG
- a CDS encoding CsbD family protein; amino-acid sequence: MSGKTDEVKGRIKEAAGALTGNDQLREKGKTDQAVGKAKQAVQKVADTVKEAVKKVIE
- a CDS encoding YqaE/Pmp3 family membrane protein; this translates as MNKLLLVIIAILLPPLAVGLKAGIGFHLFLNIILTLLVYLPGLLHALWVVLKD
- a CDS encoding DUF3309 domain-containing protein; this translates as MNLIVVILVVLLLLSLFGGGYGFRSGNNVLAGGGGLVGLILLILIILFLMGRL